GTCCCGGTTTACGCCAGATCGACGATGGCTTCAATTATCCGGACAGGCTGAGGCCGCTGACCATCTCGAGCCGCTCGATGGTCTCTGAACCGGGTTCGCCGGTGAGCGGCAGACCGCGGTCCAGTTCGAAGCGCCTGATGGCAGCCGTCGTGTTGGCTCCCATGACGCCATCGGCCGTGAGCGGGCCATAGCCGAGATCCGAAAGCGCCTTCTGTATTTTCTGGAGATGCGGATCGGTCTCCACCTCGGCGATTGCGGAAGGCTCGACGCTGCGCAGGGGTGCCGTGTCCGCACCCGGTTTCGGGCGCGGTACCGGGACAAACGAACTTTGCGGCGCATCGCCATGCAACAGGATGAGTGCCAGGAGAGCTTCATTTGCCTTGCCGGTTTCCGCTTGCCCTGCCCGGCGTTCAAACGCACGAATGGCCCGCTCGGTCGCCGGGCCGCTCAGCCCGTCCAGAGGTCCCTCGTAAAGGCCTATCCTGCGCAGCGAGATCTGCAGGTCGAGCACCAGAGTCGAGATCTCCTGAACCTGCAGGTCGTTTCTGCGGCCATTCGGCTCGGGCAAGAGAACTTCTTCTGCGCGCTCTCTCGTGCTGAACAGAGGAGCCGGGTGTCGGCCCGGTTGCAGTCCGATAGCATTGGCAATGATGAGGCAGGACGTCAGCCCCATGACGACTGCGCCACCGGCGGCAACCGGATTGTCGAGCGCAATATGGCCGGCTTTTGCCATCAGGGTGTCCTGAGGCTTTGGCGGATTGTTCTGTTTTCTCGCTCTTGCCATCGTGCCGCCTACGCCGTTTCAGCCCAGGACGCTGACTGCTCCGCAGCGCTTCCGGCTTGCCCCGGCCTGCCTTTCTCGGCTCTGACCGGGATGACGACGACAACGCGCTCACCGGCTCCGAGCGAAGATCGCAAACTCAGCTCCGCGCCGGCCTCCTCAAGCAATCTCGCCGCATTTTTGAACACTGTCATGGAGTTCGCGGCAGTCCAGTTGAGACTGGATTGACGATTGCAGGCCGTAATGACCAATTCAATTTCAGCCGGTCCGGTGATCGCCTCCGCGCGGACGATCGCACCGGCCCCGGCTGTTTCCACGACTTCGGAAAGGATGAGATGCAAAGACTGCCGGAACTTCTTTTTTTCCACGAAAACGGCCGGAATATCAGCGGTTTCTGCCAGGTCGAGCGATACCTTCAGCCGATCTGCAAGCGGGCCGATGAGATTGCTGCTGTGGGTCAGGCAGTCGCCCACATCCACCTTGCAGTACTCGTCCGGCAACCGCCCTTCCGCGGCGGGCACCAGATCCAGCAGTGCGTTCAGGGAGCGCGCGCTCCGGTCACCTGCCGATCGTATGCGCCGGACCGTTTGGTGCAGGCTTCCCTGCGACAGCGATCTGCCCTGGTTTTCAACAAGCGATGCAAGATCGACGATTTCGGAAACCTGATCGCGCGCAGAAGACCCGGCCTCCTCGATCAAGGTCCAGCAGGCACTGCCACCAACGGAAAGCGAGCCCTGATCCGGCTCGTGTTCGGCGCTCCCGCTTTCGACTTCCTGCAGCGCCAGGACGACGGATCCACTTGCCTTCGCAGCCTCTTCCGATCGGGCGGACTGAAGACGCAGTTTGAACCTGGCATATTCCGCCTGGCCAGTTTCTCCGGGTTTGCTGGAACCGAGACGCAGGCGCACGTCCAGTTGGGCGTCCAGTCCGCTTTCCCTGACATCCGCCAGACTTGTCAGGTAGTGCGGGCGATCTGCGACGTTCATGCGCCGAAACACCCAATCCTCGCCCGAGACCGATGGCTCCAGACCGAACATCCGGCGGACCGGACCTCCGAGGACCGAGAGCCTCCCGGTCTTGTCGAGTTCGAGCAGGACCTCGCAGACGGAGTTTGAGACCCGCTCCAGCCTAGTGTCGGATTTCAGAAGCTCAGAGCTGGCACGGTGCCTGTCGAGCGAAATCCGCGATGCCAGCATTCCGGTGTAGAGGAAGGCTGCAACGGAGGCGAACACGCCTGCTTCCGGCGGCAAGGTGACATTCTGGGAAACGCTCGCCGACAACACGGTGACGGTCGCAAACAGTGCGCAGCAGTAGAGCGACACACCTAGGGTGACCTTCCGATTGGTGGCGAACGCCGCCTCCACCGGCGGGATAAGAAGCCAGAGCAGCGCAAAAGAGCTTTCACCACCTGTCATCAGGCACACCGCGGCCACAAAGCTGGCAAAGAGACCGGATGAAAGAGCGATGGTGGTGTTCATGGCACCTGTGCGGGACAGGTAGTGCGCAATCGGCCACTGACACAGCATCCAGGCGAGCACAAGGAGCGTTGCAACGTGTGGAGGTCCGGCCAGCGCCAGATGCAACGGCAGGATGAACAGCGCGACGGTGCCGCTCAGGAGGCAGCTCATGAGCAGGGAACGATGGATCGGCGCCAAAAAACTGTCGGCTGCAGCCGCAGGATGAATCATCGCATCGACACGCGCGGACCACAGATCCCAAAAATTGATTATGTTTTTCAGAGGGTTACGCACTCGATACTACCACACGAATCCCACGAAAACTTGCGCTTTCGCCTTCCTGGTGGCCATTGTCGGCTGCAGCACTTAATGAACGATAAAGGATAACTGCGAACGCTGGAAAAAAAGCAAAAAAGCGACACCGATCAACGACATGGGCCCCGATCGATAAAATTTGAATCAATTTTTCAGAAAACTTGCCTTAAATGCATGTTTTATTTTACGAAAATTGCCCCCGCTCATTCAACCTGAGATTCTTCTGTCCCTGCTACCGTTCGACCATAACAAAAGCGCCGGCAAGGCATCGGCGTCTGAACTCGAACTGACATGGGTAGCAAAATGTTGTTTCTTCTGAGGACGGCCTTCTGGCTAACCTTGGTTCTGGCGCTGATTCCGCTTGGATCGGACCAGACCAGCACACCCGACAAGACCGCAGAGGTCGATCCGGTTTCCGCGTTTCTTGCAGCGCAGGCGACGGTGTCCGACATCGGTGGTTTCTGCAATCGAAATCCACAGGCCTGCGAAGCCGGCGGCAACGCATTGACCGCGATCGGAAGCCGTGCGCGCGATGGCGCGCTGATCGTCTACCAGTATTTCGACAAGGATGACCAGGACCGGGCCATCGAGGAGAGCCTCGTGACGGGCTCCACCTCTCCTGCCACCGCCAAGGCGTCCGACGTGTCCGGCAACGGATTTTCCGCGATCATTCCTTCCAGAAATCCAGGCCCCCGAACAGGGCCTCTCACTGGGCCAATTCCGCGGCCCAAACCCCTCTCAGGTCGCGATACCTGAGTGCATTGCTGTTGTCCGGAAGCGTCGTGTCCGGTTCAACGGCCCTTTGCGCCCCGCTTGAGCGCTGCTGCTGAATGCAGCAACGACGGCTAAACTTCAGCGGCTCGTACCGCTGCGCCGCAGATGGATAGCTGCCCATTCCGTCTGCGGCGTATTTTTCTTTTCCCGTGAATGTTCCTTCCAGCATCCGTCACAAAGCCACTTCGTCCACTATTTGCACTTTCTGTCACGCAAGCTATATGAAGGCGCAACAGACCTGCAAAGACGAGTGCCATGGCCACCGACATCGCTGAAATCCTTGAAACGTTCGATTTTCTGGACGATTGGGAAGACCGTTACAAATATCTGATCGATCTGGGCAAGGAACTGCCGCCGCTGACCGAAGCGGAGCGGAGCGATGCCAACAAGGTACGCGGCTGCGTTTCGCAGGTCTGGCTGATCACGAATGTCAGCGACGGCGCCGGCGGTGGACCTGTGCTGACCTTCAGGGGAGACAGCGACGCCCTGATCGTTCAGGGCCTGGTCGCCATCGTCACGTCCCTGTTCGGCAACAAGACTGCACAGGAAATCCTCGACACGGACGTCGAGGGCATTTTTGCGCAGCTGGGATTGCAGGAGCACCTTACACCGCAACGCTCAAATGGCCTGAGATCCATGGTCGGGCGCATCCGGTCGGATGCCCAGAACGCGCTCGCTGCCGCATAGTAAAAAAAGAGCTGCCCGTTGAGGCAGCTCTCGAAGCATCTGGCTTGGCCAGGCGCGGATCGCGAACGTTACTTGGAACGCTTGCGCTGCTGGCCGAGACCCATTTTCTTGGCCAGTTCCGAACGTGCCGCCGCGTAGTTCGGCGCAACCATCGGGTAGTCGGCACCAAGGTCCCACTTGTCGCGGTATTCTTCCGGCGTCATGTTGTAATGGGTACGCAGATGGCGTTTCAGCGACTTGAACTTCTTGCCGTCTTCGAGGCAGATGATGTAGTCCGGCATGACGGACTTCTTGACAGGAACAGCCGGCTTGAGCGGTTCCGGCTCCGGTTCACTGGACGCAGACGCGGTTTTCTGCAGTGCGCTGTGAACTTCATTGATCAGACTCGGCAAATCGGTCGAAGCAACCGTATTGTTGCTAACGTAAGCGGAGACGATGTCAGCCGTAAGATCAATCAGATTAGCATCCACCGGATTATCAGTCATTTTTCACCCGTTCTCTTCCAAACTCGAATTTTCCATCGGTATAGACCTGCAAGTAATTTGTTCCGAAAACGCTTAAAAAATGACGTTACTTGCGGAAGATCTAATCTAAAGCGATTCTACTTAGCAGGTGTTGGTCACAGCCTTATATAGCCGCGCTCGATCCGGCACAACCCCGAAAATCAAATAAAAAACAAAACGTGGCAATAAAAACCAGTTTCTATAAATACCGTCTATTTCCAAAACCCCAAAGTCGACAAGTGAGCAATAGTATTCCCTTGCGACATTCCTTTGCGTTCACAGGACACTTGTCCGCACGAAATTAATCCTTTGGACGAACAGTCTCCGCTAAGGCGTCAATCTTGGTGTCGGCACAGGGCCGATATCCTGCCGCATAAGCAGCTTTTGCCACCAAATGAGCCGAAATTGGGGCTGTCAGCAGGAAAAACACAACTCCCGCGATAGCGCGCGTGACAACCGAAAGGTCACCCGCTTCGACGGCAAGCGCCAGCAGCATGAGCCCTGACCCGAGCGTGCCGGCCTTGGACGCAGCATGCGTGCGCATGTACACATCCTTGAGCCTCACCAGACCGAGAGAGGCCACAAAGGCAAAACAGGCACCGGTTATGAGCATCAGGCCGGTGATGATCTCGACGACGGCGCTCACTGCCCTGCCTCCCTGCGTTTGATGCTTTCCTCCACCTCGTCCATGATCGTCTCGTCGCCCGCCAGTCCTCTGTTGAGAATAAATCGTGCAAATGCGACGGTCGCGAGAAATCCGACGAGACCCAGCGTGATTGCAATATCGATGTAGAGGTAAATGCCCGTCGACACGCCGATGGCTGCAATGAAGCCGATTCCCACGGCAACGAGCATGTCCAGTGCCACCACCCGGTCCGGTAGTCCCGGACCCTTGACCGTCCGGTAAACGATGACGATGAAGGAGATCGTAAGGATCCCGAGCGAGATCTTGACCGCGACGTCCAGAAACTGTGATGCAAATAGCTCAAACGGGGTCATCGGAACGCCTCCATGATCTTGCGTTCAAATCCGTTCTTGATGTCGTCAATGGTCGCCTGGGGGTCCGGAACGTCGATGCAATGGATGAAAAGTGTCTTGCGATCCTCTGAAACATCGACGGACAGCGTGCCCGGCGTCAGCGTGATGAGATTGGCGAGCATCGTGATTTCAAAATCCGTATCAACGGTGAGCGGCAATGCGATTATTCCCGGCTGCAATTCGATTTTCGGCCGCAACACGATCATCGCCACCCGCCATGCCGACAGGACCAGTTCGTAGACGAATGTCGCCGCGAGACCGACTGCCTTCCCGATCCTGCGGAAATAGGCGGACGTGCCGACCTGCTCGCGAATCAGGTAAAGTGCCCCGGAGCCCAGAACAAACCCGAATGCCAGGTTTATCTCCGAGAAACTGCCCGTGACTGCCCCCCAGGCCAGCGCCATGAGGATATTCGTGAGAAAAAGGCTCGTCATCCCTGCTCTCCAAGAACTGACCTTATGTAGCCGAACGGATCGACAACGCTGCTCGCTCCCTGTGTCGCGAGTTCGATCATCCACTCAGGCTGCAAACCAAAATAGACCACAAGTGCGGTAAGAACACCCAGTGGCAGCCACACCGCACCGCTGCTGAGCTGCTGTTCATCCGGTGACCCGGTTACCACCACGCTTTGCCCATCCGCGGTCCCCTCCGGCCCTCCCCGCCAGAATGCATAGATCCAGACGCGCCCCATGGCGAGCGTCGTCAGGAAGCCGCTCACAAGGATCGCGGCGCCCAGCCAGAACCTGTCGCTCTGAAAAGCGGCATCGACGAGCATCACCTTCGGCCAGAACCCGGAAAATGGCGGCAGACCGGAGACGGCGAAGGCCAGGACCAGGAACACGCCGGCGAAGGCGACGCTCTTGTGGTAAAGACCTCCGAGCTGGCGGAGATTGAACGAACCGCCCATCATTCCCATGATCCCGGCGGCCATGTAGAGCGCCGTCATGACGATGATCGAGTGGACTGCGTAAAAAATCGCGCCTGATATCGAGAGAGTCGCCTGCGTGTCGCTCGACGCGACGGCGAGACCTGCCAGCATCGAGCCGATACCGGCGATGACAAGATACCCGAGAAGGCGCCGTATATCGCTCTGCGCCAGGGCGCCGAGCGCACCTGTTATCAGGGTCGCTATTGCGACGATGCCTATGACATCCGCCATGTAGTCGAGGGAGGCCGGCAAAATCAGCACGAAAATCCGGATCAGGGCGTAGACCCCGACCTTTGTCAGAAGTCCTGCAAACACGGCCGACACGACGATATTGGGCGTGTGGTAGGAGGCAGGCAGCCAGAAATTGACCGGAAAGGCGGCCGCTTTCATGGCAAATGCCAGGAAATAGAGGGCAGCGACCGTTGCAAGCGTGCCCGACGCCGGGTTCTGGAGACTGTCGACCTTGACCGCGATATCCGCCATGTTGAGCGTACCGAATATGCCGTAAAGCAGGCCCGTGGCGATCAGAAACAGGTTCGTGCCGACCAAATTGAGCACGCCGTATTTCACGGCGCCGTCAAGCTGAATGCGATCGTTTCCAAGGATAAGCAACCCATAGGAAGAAATCAGCAGAACCTCGAACCAGACATAAAGGTTGAAGACGTCGGCAGTGAGAAACGACCCGCAGACACCGGTCATGAGCAGCAGCAGGAAAGGGTAAAAGCCGTAGCGGCGGCCGGAACTGCTGACCGTCTTCATCCCGAATATGCCGGCGCAGAAGGCCACGACCGAGCCAATGAAGGTCAGGGTCGCTCCGAGCGGATCGGCGGTAACCGCAATACCGAATGGCGGCAGCCAGTTGCCCATGACCATGGTGATCACTCCATGATCGAGCACACGGATCAAAAGCCCCAGGCTTGCAAGAACCAGGAGACCCAGCAATGCGACCCCGAGCTTCGGCTGAAGCTCCGTATTCTTGCGGAGCATCAGGCACAGGGCACCGCCGACCATGGTGATCAGCGATGGTGCGACGATCAGCCAGTCACCCGCAGCAATCGGCGTGACGATCATTGCGTCGGAATAGTCGACGGGTACAGAAGAACCGGCCATAAAGCTTAGTACCCTTGTGGCGGAGTTGGGTCGTTGTCAGGTTCGGCGACGCGCATCTTGTTCACTTCGTCGGTTCCCAGTTCCTGATAGGCCCGGAAGGCCAGAACCAGCAGGAACGCGAAAAACGAGAAGGAGATCACGATTGCCGTCAGCACCAGCGCCTGGGGCAGCGGGTTCGCGGTTGCGGTCTCCGGGGTATAGAGGTGAGACGGAATAAGCGGCGGAATTTCCCGCGTCAGACGGCCGTTCGTGAAGATCAGCATATTGACCGAATTCCCGAGGATCGCGATCCCGAGCAGGATCCGGACCAGATGCTTCGACAGCATCAGATAGACGGCAACGGTGAAAAACAGTCCGATCAGAATGGCAACACCGGTTTCCATCAGTCGGCCTCCCTTTCTTCCAGCGCAAGGGCGATCGAACCGATCGCGCCGACGACAACCAGGTAGACGCCGATGTCGAAGACAAGCGGTGTCGAGAGGGCGATTTCGACGTCGAAAAGGTCGAAGATCAGCCACTGGCTGGTCATGAAAGCCTGGTTCTTGAAGAAGGACAGCACACCCGCAAGCGCACCGATGAAGAGCCCGAAGCCGGAGATGCTCATCGGGTGAAACACGATGGCGCGCCGAACCGATGCCACGCCGCAGGCAATCCCGAAGATCGCAAGGGCGGACGCCGCAATCAGGCCGCCGATGAAGCCGCCGCCAGGTTCATTGTGCCCGCGCAAGAGCACGAAGATCGAAAACAGGACCATCAGGGCGGCCAGGTAAGGCGCGATTGTCCGGAAGATGACCGTCCGCATCAGCGCACCTCCGCAGTTTGACTGTTTGCCTGAGCCGCGGATGTCTTGTCCGCTGTCTCGTCGGGCGTCCGCGTCTTGATCCGGATCAGCGCCAGCACACACAGGCCCGCCAGAACCACGACCGCGATTTCACCGAGCGTATCAAAACCGCGGAAATCGACGAGGATCACGTTCACGATGTTCCGTCCATGCGCGATGGAACGGCTGAATTCGGTAAAGAACTCCGACAGCCGGCTGTCGAACGGCTGCTGCGTGATCGCAAGCAGCGTGAGCATGAGACCGAGACCGACGGCCACGGCCACCACGCCGGTAACGACGCTTGACGCCAGGGACCGGTGATCGCGCGGTGAAAGATTGAGACGGGTCATCACCAGCGCGAGAATGACCACCGACAGCGTTTCCACCATGAACTGGGTAAAAGACAGGTCTGGCGCGCCGAACATCATGAAGATGAGCGCAACCGCAAATCCCTGAACGCCCAGTGAAACAATTGCTGTCAGGCGCGTTTTCGCGATCAGAACCGCGATCAGTCCTAGGACCGCGATCAGCAGGATGCCCCATTCGTAGAACCGGTATTCCGGAAGCTTGGGCAGCGCCGGAAAAGTGCCTGTCAGATAGCCCGGCAGCAACACGGCCAGCGCCGTGAAGACGAAGGTCAGCAGCATGTAGGTCTGCATCTTTCCGGTTTGCAGCAGCCGGGTGACGGCGGTTGCCATCGAGACGATGCCGCTCACCGCCTGGTCGAAGCCCTTGTCCGGCCCCCAGCCGATCGCCGCCAGCGCCGACGCGATCATGCTGCGCATCCTGTCAAGCTGGGTGAACAGCAGGATCCCCAGCCCAACCGTGATGAAGGACAGGATGACGGGCGCGTTGATCTTCGTCGGGATCAGGTGCAGGTCGATCTGCGTGAACTCGCCGAGCAGCGACGACAGCGTCGGTCCGATGAACAGGACGCCGGTCGTGTGCGCAACAAGCGCCAGGATGACACCGGTCACGGACAGGACAACAGGCCCGGCGATGAGCAGGACAGGCCCTTCATGTGCATGTTTGGGCGTTTTCACCTCGGCGCCCAGGAACGGTTTGATCGCAACGGCAGCGGCGATGACCAGCATCAAGGCATTCCCGACGACCGCGACAAAAGTGACGATGATACCGAGCTGCCCGAGTGCCGATATATCGGACGTGCCGTAATAGAGAATTTCCTTGGCGATAAACCCGATGAAGGGCGGCAGACCGGCCATGGAAAGCGAGGCTAGACAAGCCGCTCCGAAGGTGAACGGCATCAGGGTCCGCAAACCGCCCAGCTTGGTCACGTCTCGTGTACCTGCCTCGTGATCGATGGTCCCGGCGACCATGAACAGCGCCCCCTTGAAGAGCGAATGCGCGAGCAGATAGAGAACGGCGCCTTCCAGCGCTTTTTCGTAGCTCGTGCCCGTCAGCATCACCAGGAGCCCGAGCGAGGCGACCGTTGTATAGGCCAGCATCAGCTTCAGATCCGTCTGACGCACGGCGAGGATCGTGCCGACAAGCAGCGTAACGCCGCCGAACAGCGGCAGAACGGTGGTCCAGAGCACCGTGTCGCCCAGAAGCGGGTGCATACGCATGAGCAGATAAACGCCCGCCTTCACCATCGTTGCGGAATGCAGATAGGCGGAAACCGGAGTGGGTGCTTCCATGGCGTTCGGAAGCCAGAAATGGAACGGAAACTGCGCGGACTTGGTGAATGCGCCGCCAAGCACCAACAGGAAAATCGGCAGGTAGAGCCCGGAATCCTTGATGATGTCCTGCGACGCCAGCAGTTCCGACATCTCGATCTCGCCCGTTGCCGAGATGATCAGGATGAAGCCTGCCAGCAGCGCCAGCCCTCCCCCGCCCGTGACGACCAGAGCCTGGATCGCCGCCCGTCTCGACGCCGCCCTCAGATGGTCGAAACCGATCAGAAGGAACGAGGTGATCGACGTAAGTTCCCAGAAGATGAAGAGCGAAATCAGATTGTTGCCGAGAACCAGTCCGAGCATTGCGCCCATGAACAGGAACAGGAACGAAAAGAACCTGCCCTGTTGCGGGTGTCCCTTGAGGTAGCCACCTGCATAGAGAATGATAAAGGTGCCGATACCGGAGATCAGCAGACCGAACAGCGTCGAGAGACCATCGACATAGACGGAGAAATTGACACCGTAGCTTGGCGCCCAGGCCTTCGCGGCGACGAACGTCTCCCCCTGGGAGACAGGACCGATGAACCCGGCGAAATGCAGGAAGATGAGCGCCGGCACAAGCGCAAGCGGCCATGCGGCATTATGCTTGAGCCAGCGCGTGAGGAAAGGCGCAACGACCGCAGCGGCAAAAGGTGCGAGTACGGCGTACAAAGTAGTATCGTCGATCACTGCAGGCGTCATGCTGATCTTTCGTCACGTTTTCAATAAAACGGCCTGTGTTGAACGGTTCGAATCAACACCCAGTCGCTAAATAATAGCGGGCCGGAAGACTTATGACATGTCTTAGGTTCACGATTGTGCGTCTTCAAGCATTTCCGGCACGATTTTTCTGCCCACGGGTCGATTTGTTCGAGCCCGGCACGACCTCGGTTGTGATTTTCGCCCATATCCGGGCGCAGCCAAGGGTTTCATCGACGTCAAGCAGAGAAGAAGACTTTATCCTTGGTTGCATTCACGCTCTCTCCGGTCTTTGGCGGCCCCACTGCACGGATGCCGTAAGGGAGGAAGTCGGCGCCGCCACTTGATTTCAAGGTCCAAATAACGTTCCCTTTTACGCGAGCAAGGCCAAGGGCGGCTGATTGTCGACCAGTTGCTGAGCGAGGCAGTTATGGCGTTAGACCAAAAAAACAAGAATTCTCCAGGGGAAGAACAACAGCACGCGCAAGCCATAGATTTTGAAGAAATCGTGAAACTTGGCAGCGACGCCGTCCTGGTGTTGTCCCTGGACGGGGCTGTGATGTTTGCCTCACCCGCCACGGAAAACCTGTTTGGCTGGCCTGTGGAGCTGCTTTCAGGCCATCTTGGCGACCTTGTGCATCTCGAAATGGCCACCAGGGACGCCAGT
This region of uncultured Roseibium sp. genomic DNA includes:
- a CDS encoding cation:proton antiporter; protein product: MTPFELFASQFLDVAVKISLGILTISFIVIVYRTVKGPGLPDRVVALDMLVAVGIGFIAAIGVSTGIYLYIDIAITLGLVGFLATVAFARFILNRGLAGDETIMDEVEESIKRREAGQ
- a CDS encoding MucR family transcriptional regulator yields the protein MTDNPVDANLIDLTADIVSAYVSNNTVASTDLPSLINEVHSALQKTASASSEPEPEPLKPAVPVKKSVMPDYIICLEDGKKFKSLKRHLRTHYNMTPEEYRDKWDLGADYPMVAPNYAAARSELAKKMGLGQQRKRSK
- a CDS encoding Na+/H+ antiporter subunit C, which gives rise to METGVAILIGLFFTVAVYLMLSKHLVRILLGIAILGNSVNMLIFTNGRLTREIPPLIPSHLYTPETATANPLPQALVLTAIVISFSFFAFLLVLAFRAYQELGTDEVNKMRVAEPDNDPTPPQGY
- a CDS encoding Na(+)/H(+) antiporter subunit B — protein: MRTVIFRTIAPYLAALMVLFSIFVLLRGHNEPGGGFIGGLIAASALAIFGIACGVASVRRAIVFHPMSISGFGLFIGALAGVLSFFKNQAFMTSQWLIFDLFDVEIALSTPLVFDIGVYLVVVGAIGSIALALEEREAD
- a CDS encoding SufE family protein, whose translation is MATDIAEILETFDFLDDWEDRYKYLIDLGKELPPLTEAERSDANKVRGCVSQVWLITNVSDGAGGGPVLTFRGDSDALIVQGLVAIVTSLFGNKTAQEILDTDVEGIFAQLGLQEHLTPQRSNGLRSMVGRIRSDAQNALAAA
- a CDS encoding DUF5330 domain-containing protein, which codes for MLFLLRTAFWLTLVLALIPLGSDQTSTPDKTAEVDPVSAFLAAQATVSDIGGFCNRNPQACEAGGNALTAIGSRARDGALIVYQYFDKDDQDRAIEESLVTGSTSPATAKASDVSGNGFSAIIPSRNPGPRTGPLTGPIPRPKPLSGRDT
- a CDS encoding peptidoglycan-binding domain-containing protein; its protein translation is MAKAGHIALDNPVAAGGAVVMGLTSCLIIANAIGLQPGRHPAPLFSTRERAEEVLLPEPNGRRNDLQVQEISTLVLDLQISLRRIGLYEGPLDGLSGPATERAIRAFERRAGQAETGKANEALLALILLHGDAPQSSFVPVPRPKPGADTAPLRSVEPSAIAEVETDPHLQKIQKALSDLGYGPLTADGVMGANTTAAIRRFELDRGLPLTGEPGSETIERLEMVSGLSLSG
- a CDS encoding Na+/H+ antiporter subunit E, with amino-acid sequence MTSLFLTNILMALAWGAVTGSFSEINLAFGFVLGSGALYLIREQVGTSAYFRRIGKAVGLAATFVYELVLSAWRVAMIVLRPKIELQPGIIALPLTVDTDFEITMLANLITLTPGTLSVDVSEDRKTLFIHCIDVPDPQATIDDIKNGFERKIMEAFR
- the mnhG gene encoding monovalent cation/H(+) antiporter subunit G, yielding MSAVVEIITGLMLITGACFAFVASLGLVRLKDVYMRTHAASKAGTLGSGLMLLALAVEAGDLSVVTRAIAGVVFFLLTAPISAHLVAKAAYAAGYRPCADTKIDALAETVRPKD
- a CDS encoding Na+/H+ antiporter subunit D codes for the protein MAGSSVPVDYSDAMIVTPIAAGDWLIVAPSLITMVGGALCLMLRKNTELQPKLGVALLGLLVLASLGLLIRVLDHGVITMVMGNWLPPFGIAVTADPLGATLTFIGSVVAFCAGIFGMKTVSSSGRRYGFYPFLLLLMTGVCGSFLTADVFNLYVWFEVLLISSYGLLILGNDRIQLDGAVKYGVLNLVGTNLFLIATGLLYGIFGTLNMADIAVKVDSLQNPASGTLATVAALYFLAFAMKAAAFPVNFWLPASYHTPNIVVSAVFAGLLTKVGVYALIRIFVLILPASLDYMADVIGIVAIATLITGALGALAQSDIRRLLGYLVIAGIGSMLAGLAVASSDTQATLSISGAIFYAVHSIIVMTALYMAAGIMGMMGGSFNLRQLGGLYHKSVAFAGVFLVLAFAVSGLPPFSGFWPKVMLVDAAFQSDRFWLGAAILVSGFLTTLAMGRVWIYAFWRGGPEGTADGQSVVVTGSPDEQQLSSGAVWLPLGVLTALVVYFGLQPEWMIELATQGASSVVDPFGYIRSVLGEQG
- a CDS encoding putative monovalent cation/H+ antiporter subunit A produces the protein MTPAVIDDTTLYAVLAPFAAAVVAPFLTRWLKHNAAWPLALVPALIFLHFAGFIGPVSQGETFVAAKAWAPSYGVNFSVYVDGLSTLFGLLISGIGTFIILYAGGYLKGHPQQGRFFSFLFLFMGAMLGLVLGNNLISLFIFWELTSITSFLLIGFDHLRAASRRAAIQALVVTGGGGLALLAGFILIISATGEIEMSELLASQDIIKDSGLYLPIFLLVLGGAFTKSAQFPFHFWLPNAMEAPTPVSAYLHSATMVKAGVYLLMRMHPLLGDTVLWTTVLPLFGGVTLLVGTILAVRQTDLKLMLAYTTVASLGLLVMLTGTSYEKALEGAVLYLLAHSLFKGALFMVAGTIDHEAGTRDVTKLGGLRTLMPFTFGAACLASLSMAGLPPFIGFIAKEILYYGTSDISALGQLGIIVTFVAVVGNALMLVIAAAVAIKPFLGAEVKTPKHAHEGPVLLIAGPVVLSVTGVILALVAHTTGVLFIGPTLSSLLGEFTQIDLHLIPTKINAPVILSFITVGLGILLFTQLDRMRSMIASALAAIGWGPDKGFDQAVSGIVSMATAVTRLLQTGKMQTYMLLTFVFTALAVLLPGYLTGTFPALPKLPEYRFYEWGILLIAVLGLIAVLIAKTRLTAIVSLGVQGFAVALIFMMFGAPDLSFTQFMVETLSVVILALVMTRLNLSPRDHRSLASSVVTGVVAVAVGLGLMLTLLAITQQPFDSRLSEFFTEFSRSIAHGRNIVNVILVDFRGFDTLGEIAVVVLAGLCVLALIRIKTRTPDETADKTSAAQANSQTAEVR